One Glycine soja cultivar W05 chromosome 7, ASM419377v2, whole genome shotgun sequence genomic window, TTTCTAGGTTGACTTTCCCATGTATGAAATCATGCAATGCcaatttgaattttctcttgtaatttttctcagtattctctaataaaaaacattcttttatcagaaaagaaaagaaaatgatgttAAGTTTACATTGCATTGTTAATGTAGTTAGATAGCTGAAATAACAAAATTCTTTGcttcaaaaaaatgaaaaacaaaattctaCATATGTTAAAGACTGCTTGAGGTTTATGTAGCATGAAATAATCGGTGATACTTTAGTATGAcagaaaacaaatatttgagCTTGGATTTACTTGTGTATACTTGCAACTTTTTCATCGTGCACACAAGAAGAAAGTTAAAATAGGTATCATGATTATGTATTATGTGCTTCTttggatttaaatttttatatcatttaacatattgtatataattttatttgggaagtgtttaattatttcatatttcttAACAGCATATtgtgaattttctttttcttgggtTATGAGCACATAGTTTCAGACTTTTTGCCAGCAGATCCTAGTATTTATAGAATAATGATATTCATGCTCAACTTGAGATGAATTCTTAGGTACCTCCAAATTTCTGTAACAACTAATTCAGGGAGTGTGCATGAAGATAGATCGATGTGCTGGTAGTATTGTGATGTAAATAAATAGTGTCCAATTACTTATTAGgccacaaaataaaataaaaaattattcatttcctCAAACTGGTATTTTCTAGTGCAGACATACTAAGGGTTGAGTCGACGTAGCGATGGAAGAGTTTGAATAGTATATGTGAGATCTTAAATTTGAATTCCATTACTGTACACCAAAAAAACCAATCCTTTCTTGGATGTGTAGGGTAGATGCAATCTTATGGGGGGCAATTAAGAGGTCGATGAGCTGTTTAATGCACCGAAACATTCAACAGAATCAAGTCAATCCTTTGTTATAAATGTTTTCATCATTGTAGATTTTGTCTTTTAgtaatttaattgttttgtaTCTATATCAAATAAGCCTAATGTGTTGGacttaagaatttaaatttaaatacacaaaatactGAATGATActattagtaatttaatttggtTTATAGGCAAGATTCGAGTAACATCCATAAATACAAGTTTTCTCCCTTAGGAGGAGTATCCTCCTTCAACTGAGACCGATAAAAACTACTTTTATGTCTTCCTTGACTTAACCCCCTCAACACCATATATATTAaccatatatattaaacaacataaaatgatctattttctcttctatttttattttttttagtttgatctttgttttcaaaaaaaagtttaattagtttaatccttcaatctatttaagattaatattattaatcatttaaaaataattttttttatataaaagtgaagtagaggaaaaaaaattaaacaaaaaaatttatttttaaatgattaacaaatttaatcttAAATAGATTGAATGGTCatactgaataaaaaaaattagataaaaaatcaaagtaaataaaaaaaaatcaaataaattttttaaaaagatgaaaaataaaactgagaTAAAAGagcaaattaaactttttaaaagataaaagattaaattaaatataaaaaaataaaatattcatttagcCATTAATCAATGATTGTCACGTGTAGAAAACAACTGCCTAATAATACCATCGCAGTCTATTAACAGTAAACAATAACTGCCAATTAATACCAAACAATAATTGTCACATACAAAATTCAGTGCTGACTTAAGAGTGTGTTTGTAAAAACTTGAATTTCTATTTAACTTGAATCCTTCACATTTTCGATAATGCTGGTCTCGTGAGCATTAATCCTTTGTCCCGTGGTCTCACATGAACTACTCAAGCAACCCAACGCATAATCAATTTACGCAGGAATCGTAAAAGGACATGGACTCGTGATTTCAACATCACCAAACTTTGTAAGATATGAAACCCAAACTCGCTAAAACTTGCTAAACGCGCTATAATAAGCACGACATCAGCGTAAACCCCAACCCAATAATGGTGTGTACATATTCTCTAGCACGAGAATGTACGTCTCCAGCTTTTAGATGCATGCCAAATGGCTGACCAGGAAAAGACTTCACCTTCAGTTTTGGGGGAGGGGTAGCAAACTAGCAACAATGACATAACTAGACAtccatttcaaataaatttgtgtTTAATTAACCTAGTTTTAGAGTGACATTAAGGAAAAGACTTCACTTTCCCAAGTCAACAATGCATAAACTAAAAATTGATCAAATCCAAGAAGGCATCAACTGAATTGCAGCTGACACTAAAGAAACCAACACAGCAGAATCCTACAGACTAGAAAAGAAACCTACACAAGTCAAACAGAAACTATCCATTAACTGCAACATCTAGGAAGAAAAGCAAAATAACACGATCAGCAAAGAGTCCAACAATGACTGTCAATGATGGAACTTGGCTCATGTCAATCAGGGGCGAGCTCTCTTGTTACTGCATGATGGGCACTTGTATTGCTTGATATGCTCTGCCCTAGCAGGGGTGATCTTCACGCATTTACCATGGAACCACTTCTCACAGATGTCACAACAAATCCAGAATTCATCAGTGCCATAATGTTCACCACATGCCCCACACAAGGTCTCTCCATGTTCATCGTCATCTTGATCGTCCagttcttcatcctcttctttTGATTGCAATGGCTTTGGCTGTCTAGCCTGAGATTCCGAAGCTCGCTGCTGCACAAGACAACAATTAAGATGAGAAAGCATACTAGCTGAGTAAAAAAGAACCACAATATGATGACACATTGACACCATGCATAATATGAGCCAGATTGCCATAGATTTACAGAACTACAGTTACAATGCCATTCCATTTAAACCATGACTTCAACAGACTTTGAAAACATCAATGTTGTACCACTACCACATCCAGAAATTCAGGCAATGAAATTCCCAAAATATAGATTAGAATTCAAAACAACTATTACAAAACCATAATAGCATGCTCAGAGTTCAGATACTTTAACGCCCTTTTCATCTCCCCATTTCTTACAGGAATGAGGGTGGTAGTTATGAGTCCAAAATCCAAATAGATCATTTATACATGTAAGGAACACAAAACGTtggaaatcaataaatatatttatatgtcatGCACAGGAGTGAGAAGATATTATTACTGCCTTAGAGCTGGACTTAGACTTGCTGCCACTGTGGTTTGAAACTGAAGACTTCTCCTTAACTTGCTTCTTTGCTGCACCAGTAACAACTTCAAATATTGTTGGCAGTTCATTGATCATGTTGAAAAGCCGTTTCCTGCATTACATATTCAAATCATGAGTGAATGAGACACGTGAAGAAAAGAACTAAACCAATGAGATGGATAAATCAGACAAGCAGGATTCAACTGCTTTGTGATTTTCCACCAACTTAAGTTAACTTCAAATAAGAAGTATGTTCAGTGTACGAAATACCTGTCAGCTTTATCAAACCCAAATCTGGCTCCAAAATAGAATGCAATAGCAAGTAACCATGCATCACTATGAACAGCAACTAAAGATAGCCAGTCTTTTTCTTGCATGCCATCCCTAGCAAAGTTAATGCCCAGCACGGGCTCAGGAAGCTCTGGTGGTACTTCTTCAGCAGGTAAATTTACTTCCCACTGCTCACTGGGAAAGCCATACAAGCACAAATTCTCTTTCTCTGAAAGAATGAAGGGAATTGATTTATAAAACACAAGCACcaaatataatatctaaaataAACACGAAGCCTTTCAATCCctaaaataattcttaatcCTTTCTCTGTAGTATTTTTCTTCACAGTTAAAAGagctgaaaaataatatatatgtttccAAGGAAATACCACCAAGAGACTGAGAAGCACCAggcattcaatttaatttaaacctAACTCTGCATACAATAATGTTTATAGGAGAATGACATTGACAGTGATATGAGCATGACAAGTTGACAATGTAAATGCATTCCCCTTAAGTTCAGTCAAAAACCAGATTTGATTACCACATTTCAATAATGAAATAACCACTCACAGACTTTATAGGAAAAACATTGCATCATGTCAATCCCTATGGTCATTCTGTCATTGCATTTTTGTATACTATATCCAAACTTTAGAACATGCTTGAAAACTATTTTGCAATTACATTAAATCATGGAAGGCAACAAGTACTGAAATGATATGGCCACATTGATTATCACATGGAATACAACCCCCTTCCACCTCAGAACAGGTAACTTGGAAGAGAGTTTTAAAATGATACCCTCACATAAATTGACtgcattatatatattaaatgtaaGAACAAGTAAAATACTCAAGGAACCAAGTAAAAACCCCAAAAACAATAATAGTTAGACCAACATTCAGAGCACAAAATCCTTCAAACATCATAGTAAATCAACAGAAcgattatttatttgttaattttcacaTTCATCCTTACAATAAGTTAAAAGCCAATTGACTATTCAAAAACACAAATGTTGAGGCACACAAAGACTACATGAAAAGAAAGTATAACTAACCAGGATCACATTGGTTGTAAAAATCTTCAACATCTGCAACAGCATTGCCAAGAACAAAAAGCCCATCAGtatcaaaaagctttcaaaacCTTCATACATATAAATTGTAAAAGATAAACAAATACAGAAGGCAGAATGTCACATTCAAGCGTTGAAAACGAATATAGATATTAAGGGCCTGTTTGATTTTCTTCtcaacttttttgttttaaaaactggtttttaaaacaatttcacaGTACTCAACAATCTATTTCTCATCCAATATGCAAAAAGATTTGAAAGTTGTTTCCAAAACCAAAAGCAGTTAGAAGTTTTCTCAtcctcttctattttcttcacGTGCTCAGGGGAAAACTTTAGAAAACAGAAATGTGCTCAAGGGACAGAAACTTTCAAATGTGCTCAGGAGACgaacaattttataaaacacAAAAACTGTTTTTGAAAACAGTAAACAAACAAAGCCAAATAAtcaggaaaataaaagaaaccgacaaaaatatcacaaaacCCTCACATAATGTGCTAAGCAAACCCGAGTTAAGCACATTGAAAGGAAGAAACACGTGCAAATTGCTTGCAAAGCACAAATCAAACAACACTCATAAATCACACACACAACCACTATGGTAGTTTCAAAGCCTCTTCCTCAAACCACATTACAATGCCAGTAAGAAAGCCATTAATTATCccacaaatcaaatcaaatgaaaaattaacCACTGAAAACAATTCATACAAAGTTTGAAAATCAAACCCATTCACACGGAAGCTAGCTTCAACGCaatcttcaaaaaaaatattcaaaaaaaaaatcaaaatttgcaCATGGCACACAAAACCGAAAATTTTCACCCCAAATTGAAGTTCAAAAAACTGTAAAAAGATCTAAACATTTTAAAACTGAAACTTCTCGCCAACACTGGTCATGCGTCAACGACAATAACAGCGATGCGTACACGAAGCTAAAACCCACATGAAAATTTTCACGGACCCATTAAGTAAAACCGAAAACTAAAACCAAAAATCACGAAATTTGCATGGAAAGCACATTACTTGACTAGAAAAACGGGTTTAAAACacagaaattgaaaattatttcacaaaaagaagaagaagaaaaaaagagaaacgaTTTACCAGTGGTTAGGGCTTTGATGAGACCAGCTCTTCGGCCCTTGAAATCCCTAAAAACCTCTTCGACGGTGCGAGGATTATACGTGCGTGAGTCCATCGCTGCTCCTTTTCCCTCTGAAACCTAAATCAGAAGAAGGGAAAAGAACGCAAAACGAAGTCGTTTAGGTGGAAACGAGATTTGAGTGTTGCAGAGTGAGAGTGTAGAGAGTGGTGCGGTGTGGTGTGGTGTTGCCTCCTCTCTGCCTCTGCAACCAAATTTTTGCAAAGTGCAAAatgcacaacaacaacaacagcgaAAATActcttcctttttatttcttctttttttattagataaatcGAATTACTTTTtcctaaaagattaaaatttaaaatttaatctttaaaaatataaaaaattaataaattcatcAAGTTACTATTATTAAACATAAATGTTGTTCAACAAAAATGTTAATaacttatcattattatttttatttgcttaagTTAatcatgtatttattattttacagttttaaataatttatatttatattttcaaagttttacttaagttttaattttgctGAATAATGCATAGGATAGTTGGTAGTTATTTCTTAATCTTATTCTTATCACACTTTTTTCACCATTGCATAATTATACCCAAATTACTTTTATGTTATAATATCAATGTTGAAAAATCCatgtcaaattttttattgaaatcttttgtaGTGAAAAATCTAATcatttataaaatgtttttcaaacacTCAAAATAGAattgtaataataaaatttattgttttactcAAATAAACAGTAATCAGATTTTCTACCACAAAAGGAGAAAAGTTTTCGGTTGGACACaaggaaaaaaatcatcataaatatgtgaaacttcatttttattttcttttgttgttataTACTATTAGATTAGATACGTGATAACAATGACAcaatccttttgtttttttagaaatctaaagatggttatttcattaaaaaaagaagacaattCAATTGAAATACACGgataatatatttcaaattattatatatagtaaggttatttatatttatgataattattttgaaagttattctaataattatttttaattgattgagtgaattttttttatgaagacagTGCATgacaattaaattcttaaaaatacaaaaatagacATTATGTGAGTTTGATTCACAAGGCTTACCAGCATTAAGACAAATAACAAGACTcattaaattcttataaaagTGCTTAAACAAGATTCTCACATAGACAACTAAAATTGAATCTCATCCTTGCATAATATGaatccatttttttataaaaagaccaACCTTTATTAgtacacactaaacattatattgATACACAATGTAACATAAAGCATTAGATGTTATAGCTTTCAATAAGACGGTTAGGATAGAAAGGGTTGTGCACAAGGAAAAAAATCACCATAATATATGTGAAACTTCATCATCAATTTCTTTTGGCACTATATTAGACATGTGATAACAATCTCACAATCCTATCTTCTTACAAAATTTATAAGGtggttatttaattaataagaaatttaattgaaatattatgTCATTTAATTACGTATTACattacattttcttttaaagaaacatattacattacatatataataagtttatggattagctatttaaaaaaaatcatttctacAATCATTTCTAATTGTTTGGCTGTGTAAATTGTTTACACTAATAATACATAACAATTCaacttttaacaaaattatcaataatatttaagttcaatttttttacttaaaaaattattgattaaattttatttatcttcttattgaactttaaattaattaagattcatTTATATGATGAAGAGAAgggttaaaaacaaaaactttcaAAATTAAAGACAATTAGATTGCTATATTAGCATTCAATGTACGGTAGACAGTTAGACGTAACAACTTTTAATTAGACGAgggctgtaaaaaaaaattaattagacaattaagataaaaataaaaataaaaagtgcacgGGAAAAAAATCACCTTAAATTTCATTATGTGTATATTAGACATGTGAtaacaatgtcggaatccaatattttctcaaaatgtAGAATGtggttattctaaaaaaaaaaattaattgaaatgtaTTGTTATTCTATCATAGTTTCCATATATCatgtttattgatttttataatagtatcttaaaaataattttaatatttatttttaattaattaatcgtG contains:
- the LOC114418152 gene encoding PHD finger protein ALFIN-LIKE 4-like isoform X3, with product MDSRTYNPRTVEEVFRDFKGRRAGLIKALTTDVEDFYNQCDPEKENLCLYGFPSEQWEVNLPAEEVPPELPEPVLGINFARDGMQEKDWLSLVAVHSDAWLLAIAFYFGARFGFDKADRKRLFNMINELPTIFEVVTGAAKKQVKEKSSVSNHSGSKSKSSSKARASESQARQPKPLQSKEEDEELDDQDDDEHGETLCGACGEHYGTDEFWICCDICEKWFHGKCVKITPARAEHIKQYKCPSCSNKRARP
- the LOC114418152 gene encoding PHD finger protein ALFIN-LIKE 4-like isoform X1 yields the protein MDSRTYNPRTVEEVFRDFKGRRAGLIKALTTDVEDFYNQCDPEKENLCLYGFPSEQWEVNLPAEEVPPELPEPVLGINFARDGMQEKDWLSLVAVHSDAWLLAIAFYFGARFGFDKADRKRLFNMINELPTIFEVVTGAAKKQVKEKSSVSNHSGSKSKSSSKAQRASESQARQPKPLQSKEEDEELDDQDDDEHGETLCGACGEHYGTDEFWICCDICEKWFHGKCVKITPARAEHIKQYKCPSCSNKRARP
- the LOC114418152 gene encoding PHD finger protein ALFIN-LIKE 4-like isoform X2 gives rise to the protein MDSRTYNPRTVEEVFRDFKGRRAGLIKALTTDVEDFYNQCDPEKENLCLYGFPSEQWEVNLPAEEVPPELPEPVLGINFARDGMQEKDWLSLVAVHSDAWLLAIAFYFGARFGFDKADRKRLFNMINELPTIFEVVTGAAKKQVKEKSSVSNHSGSKSKSSSKQRASESQARQPKPLQSKEEDEELDDQDDDEHGETLCGACGEHYGTDEFWICCDICEKWFHGKCVKITPARAEHIKQYKCPSCSNKRARP
- the LOC114418152 gene encoding PHD finger protein ALFIN-LIKE 4-like isoform X4, with protein sequence MDSRTYNPRTVEEVFRDFKGRRAGLIKALTTDVEDFYNQCDPEKENLCLYGFPSEQWEVNLPAEEVPPELPEPVLGINFARDGMQEKDWLSLVAVHSDAWLLAIAFYFGARFGFDKADRKRLFNMINELPTIFEVVTGAAKKQVKEKSSVSNHSGSKSKSSSKRASESQARQPKPLQSKEEDEELDDQDDDEHGETLCGACGEHYGTDEFWICCDICEKWFHGKCVKITPARAEHIKQYKCPSCSNKRARP